From the Bacteroidia bacterium genome, one window contains:
- a CDS encoding enoyl-CoA hydratase/isomerase family protein yields MTYTQITTQLNDGIFLITVNRPDKLNALNYEVLSDLNNAFDEVYSNSAIKSVIITGAGPKSFVAGADISEFKGLDVANGIKLAQRGQAIFKKIEDSPKPVIAAVNGFALGGGCELAMSCHIRVAAPNAKFGQPEVNLGLIPGYGGTQRLIQLIGKGKALELLMTADMIGAEEALRLGLVNYVVAPEELLNKATEILKKIATKAPVAITQVIACANAYYTDGVDGFQAEIDRFGDCCATSDFQEGATAFLEKRAANFQGK; encoded by the coding sequence ATGACTTACACACAAATAACCACCCAGCTCAACGATGGTATTTTCCTAATTACCGTTAATCGTCCCGACAAATTAAACGCCTTAAATTACGAGGTATTAAGCGATTTAAACAATGCCTTTGATGAAGTTTACAGCAATAGCGCTATAAAAAGTGTGATCATTACAGGGGCCGGTCCCAAGTCCTTTGTTGCCGGGGCCGATATTTCCGAATTTAAAGGATTGGATGTAGCTAATGGCATTAAATTAGCTCAACGCGGACAAGCCATTTTCAAAAAAATTGAAGATTCCCCAAAGCCTGTAATTGCTGCAGTTAATGGTTTTGCATTAGGTGGAGGTTGCGAATTGGCCATGAGTTGTCACATCCGTGTGGCGGCTCCGAATGCTAAGTTCGGTCAACCCGAAGTAAATTTGGGATTGATACCCGGTTACGGAGGAACTCAGCGTTTAATTCAGTTAATTGGTAAAGGCAAAGCCCTGGAATTGCTAATGACCGCCGACATGATTGGTGCTGAAGAAGCCTTAAGATTGGGTTTGGTTAATTACGTGGTAGCTCCCGAAGAATTACTGAATAAAGCAACCGAAATATTGAAAAAAATTGCTACCAAAGCTCCAGTGGCCATAACTCAGGTAATTGCCTGTGCTAATGCCTATTACACCGACGGAGTGGATGGATTTCAAGCGGAAATTGATCGGTTCGGCGATTGCTGTGCCACCTCCGATTTTCAGGAAGGTGCAACGGCTTTTTTAGAGAAAAGAGCAGCCAATTTTCAAGGCAAATAA